A region from the Dinoroseobacter shibae DFL 12 = DSM 16493 genome encodes:
- a CDS encoding IS3-like element ISDsh2 family transposase (programmed frameshift), translating into MKRSRFSEEQIIGILKEHQAGLGAKELCRKYGISDATFYKWRSKYGGMEVSDARRLKTLESENAKLKKMLAEQMMDVATLKEMLGKKLLRPGSRRNAVDWAMKTKGYNQRRACALAGIDPRVYRRRSKRLADTELRVRMKELASERRRFGYRRLHMLLKREGWEVNWKKLYRLYRDEGLTVRKRGGRKRAVGTRTPMAIPQGPNQRWSLDFMSDALEDGRRFRVLNVIDDFSRECLAAVVDTSISGARVARELDRIAELRGYPCLVVSDNGTELTSNAMLKWQEDRKVDWHYIAPGKPMQNGLVESFNGRMREECLNEHLFPSLRHACRMIAAWRDDYNHHRPHSSLDGLTPREYHQRSREDQTLNRANL; encoded by the exons ATGAAGAGAAGCCGTTTCAGTGAAGAACAGATCATTGGCATTCTTAAGGAGCACCAGGCTGGGTTGGGCGCGAAGGAGTTGTGTCGCAAGTACGGGATCAGTGACGCGACCTTCTACAAGTGGCGATCCAAGTATGGTGGCATGGAAGTGTCAGATGCGCGACGTTTGAAGACGCTGGAATCTGAGAACGCCAAACTGAAGAAGATGCTGGCTGAGCAGATGATGGATGTTGCGACGCTTAAGGAAATGCTTGGAA AAAAACTTCTGAGGCCCGGTTCAAGGAGGAATGCCGTGGACTGGGCCATGAAGACAAAAGGCTACAATCAGCGCCGGGCGTGCGCGCTGGCGGGGATCGATCCGCGTGTGTATCGGCGTCGGTCGAAGCGCCTTGCCGACACGGAACTGCGGGTGAGGATGAAAGAACTGGCGTCCGAGCGGCGTCGGTTCGGTTATCGCCGCCTGCACATGCTGCTGAAGCGTGAGGGCTGGGAGGTAAACTGGAAGAAACTGTACCGGCTCTACCGCGACGAAGGGTTAACCGTTCGTAAACGGGGCGGACGCAAGCGCGCAGTGGGCACCAGGACGCCCATGGCGATCCCGCAGGGGCCAAACCAGAGGTGGTCCCTCGACTTCATGTCGGATGCGCTGGAAGACGGGCGTCGGTTCAGGGTGCTAAACGTGATTGATGACTTTAGCCGGGAATGTCTGGCCGCTGTGGTCGATACATCCATCAGCGGCGCACGTGTCGCCCGCGAGTTGGATCGGATCGCCGAGCTGCGTGGGTACCCCTGCCTTGTGGTCAGCGACAATGGAACCGAACTGACAAGCAACGCGATGCTGAAATGGCAGGAAGACCGTAAAGTCGACTGGCACTACATCGCGCCCGGAAAGCCCATGCAGAATGGCCTCGTCGAAAGCTTCAACGGGAGGATGCGAGAGGAATGCCTGAACGAACACCTGTTCCCGTCACTGCGCCATGCCTGCCGCATGATTGCGGCATGGCGCGACGACTACAACCACCACCGCCCGCACTCGAGTCTCGACGGGCTCACCCCGCGGGAGTATCACCAACGGTCAAGAGAGGACCAAACCCTGAACAGAGCTAACCTATAA
- a CDS encoding DNA methyltransferase, translating into MSRLTDLIAQAKAKDATLGNELEREFRALANRRAFGLNFERHAPESVELPGRPIRKGDKVRVLPPRGSTDKGDQRLWKVNRTYKQDGKRVADLTLHEAAEPEAQTVPVEDLIVVAEFRDYIYPGLVSTGKVERGGDKPYHTVINGENFHALEALTYTHRGKIDVIYIDPPYNSGASDWKYNNKYVGDEDVYRHSKWLAFMERRLQVARQLLKPSGALTCSPLSPRL; encoded by the coding sequence ATGTCGCGGCTGACGGACCTGATAGCACAGGCCAAGGCCAAAGACGCCACACTTGGCAATGAACTGGAACGGGAGTTCCGTGCGCTGGCCAATCGCCGCGCCTTTGGGCTGAACTTTGAACGCCATGCACCAGAAAGCGTGGAACTGCCCGGACGGCCCATCCGCAAGGGCGACAAGGTGCGGGTGTTGCCGCCCCGTGGCAGCACGGACAAGGGCGACCAGCGGCTGTGGAAGGTGAACCGGACCTACAAGCAGGATGGCAAGCGGGTAGCGGACCTGACGCTGCACGAGGCAGCGGAGCCAGAGGCACAGACGGTCCCGGTCGAAGACTTGATCGTGGTGGCCGAGTTCCGCGACTACATCTATCCCGGTCTGGTCAGCACCGGCAAAGTCGAGCGCGGCGGCGACAAGCCCTATCACACGGTAATCAATGGTGAGAACTTCCACGCGCTAGAGGCGCTGACCTACACCCATCGCGGCAAGATCGACGTGATCTATATCGACCCGCCATATAACTCGGGTGCAAGCGACTGGAAGTACAACAATAAATACGTCGGTGATGAAGACGTCTACAGGCATTCGAAATGGTTGGCATTCATGGAAAGGCGACTTCAAGTTGCTCGCCAGCTATTGAAGCCTTCTGGGGCATTGACCTGCTCCCCTTTGAGTCCGCGTTTATAG
- a CDS encoding helix-turn-helix domain-containing protein, whose protein sequence is MTKTLRTPEHVYLCQRLRQVRLDAGLTQADLAERLDKPQSFVAKVETQERRLDVIEFAKWMAACEGLGAVSEIVTTIGEGRAEA, encoded by the coding sequence TTGACCAAGACCCTTCGCACCCCGGAACACGTCTACCTGTGCCAGCGGCTCAGGCAGGTGCGGCTTGATGCGGGATTGACCCAAGCAGACTTGGCCGAACGGCTGGACAAGCCGCAATCCTTCGTGGCCAAGGTCGAGACGCAGGAACGCAGGCTGGACGTGATCGAGTTCGCCAAGTGGATGGCAGCCTGTGAAGGCTTGGGCGCGGTGTCGGAGATCGTCACGACCATTGGCGAGGGGCGGGCAGAGGCGTAG